From a region of the Zingiber officinale cultivar Zhangliang chromosome 4B, Zo_v1.1, whole genome shotgun sequence genome:
- the LOC121976778 gene encoding probable E3 ubiquitin ligase SUD1, producing MVGDFILRVDSVVGSAACVDSSRCGKGSLASYGVASAPSCSVSRMTNGDGKNCGEVAECRICQEEGDECDLESPCACTGTLKFAHRKCIQKWCNKKGNITCEICNQAFAPDYVSPSSEIGLNITTIDIRQSWSSQFDLRESHLLAISAAEQELLNADYEDYAAAGSRVIAFCHTVALILMLLLFIRQVLNAMTEAGMMQDISSICDVSLQIAGLLLPCYVIARSCYIRRRQV from the exons ATGGTCGGTGATTTCATACTGCGTGTCGACTCGGTCGTCGGATCGGCGGCGTGCGTGGATTCTTCTCGCTGCGGCAAAGGATCGCTGGCGTCGTACGGCGTTGCGTCAGCGCCGAGTTGCTCGGTCAGCCGGATGACCAATGGTGATGGTAAGAATTGTGGCGAAGTGGCCGAGTGCCGGATTTGCCAAGAGGAAGGGGATGAATGCGACTTGGAATCCCCTTGTGCTTGCACGGGAACCCTCAAG TTTGCCCATAGAAAATGTATACAGAAATGGTGCAATAAGAAAGGGAATATCACTTGTGAAATCTGCAACCAG GCTTTTGCTCCAGATTATGTTTCCCCCTCAAGTGAAATTGGTCTCAATATAACGACAATTGATATCAG GCAAAGTTGGAGTTCACAATTTGACCTTCGAGAGTCACATTTACTTGCCATCTCGGCTGCAGAACAGGAATTGCTAAATGCAGATTATGAAGATTATGCTGCTGCTGGTTCCCGTGTGATCGCTTTTTGTCATACAGTTGCTCTAATT TTGATGTTGCTTCTCTTTATCCGACAAGTTCTTAATGCAATGACGGAAGCTGGAATGATGCAGGACATATCATCAATATGTGAT GTATCTCTCCAGATTGCTGGCCTTCTCCTTCCATGTTATGTGATAGCTCGTTCCTGCTACATTCGGAGACGGCAG GTCTAA